A segment of the Marinobacter arenosus genome:
CCAGCGCCCAGAAAACTTCCCGAAGGACCGCCTCGCTGACGTCCGCACAACGCTCGATGGTATGGTCGCCATCAATCAGGACTTCGGGTTCAACAATGGGCACGATGCCCATGGCCTGGCAGACAGCGGCATAGCGAGCCAGTACCTCGGCATTGGCTTCCACCGCCTGTCGTGACGGCAGGGTGTCCGAAATATGAAAAACGTCCCGCCACTTGGCAAACCGGGCTCCCGCGTTCTTGTAGATTTCCAGCCGGTCTTCGAGGCCGTCAAGGCCCACGGTAATCTCATCGCCCGGCGCATTCACCAGCGGCTGCTTGCCCTTGTCGACTTTGATGCCGGGGACAATCCCCTGGCTTTCGAGGAGCTGCGGGATAGGAACATTGTCGAGGCTTTTCTGGCCGAGGGTTTCCTCGAACAGGATGACGCCACTGATGAACTCCCCGAGGCCGGGAGCCGACAGTATCAGGCTGCGATATTCCCGACGTTTCTCTTCACTGGATTCAACACCCACGGCATGAAACCGCTTGGCGATTGTTGGGTGGCTTTCATCGGCGGCGAGAATACCCTGACCGGGCTGAACCAGGCTCTGAATGGTTGAGGCGAGTTCGTCCTGAATTCCCATGGTGGCTCCTCCTTTTCGGTTACTGTGTCGTGTCGATTGCCGTTAGCTCTGTTCATTGTAGACCCTGAGCGTGTGAGCGAAATTTGACCTGTGCTAAGGCGGATCCCGATTGGGTGATTTAATCTTTTAAAAGGAATCACAGAAAACGGGGCAGGGACGGAAAATGAAAACCGTTGTCAGCATCAGTCAGGGTTCGTCCGAACACGATTACGAGCTGGAAACCGAGTTTCTGGGGCAATCCTTCCGGATTCTCCGGTTGGGTAGCGACGGTGACCTATCCCGGGCCGAATCGATGCTCGAATCGGTGCGTGAACAGGCCGATGCCATTGGTTTGAGTATGGTCCACGACCATTACCAGGTTGGCCGTGAACAGCTCAGGCATCCGGACACGGCTCGCCTTGAAGCCTGTGTGCCGGACATCCCGGTAACCACCGGCGCGGGGTTGAGAGGCATTCTTCAGGAATGGGCGGTTCGTCATACCCAGTCCGAGCTGGGCCACTTCTTTGACAACGCCCGGGTGCTGTTCATGAATGGGCAGGCCAGTTACCGGATTGCCAAGTCCTTGTCGGAGCATACCGACAACCTGTTCTTCGCCGATCCGTACAACGATTTCGGTGTGCCGCGTATGCTGACGTCGCTCAAACAGCTGGAAACCTATACGTCCCTGACCGCCCCGATCATGTTCCGACCCGCCGCGATAAAAACGGTGGAGACGGTCATGCGCAGCCCGCTCTATCGTCTGGGTGAGGGGCTGGTGAAAGGAACATTGAATCACGCCACCCGGGATGCACACGTTATCGTGGCGGCGGTGGGGGATCTCGAGCATCTAAGCCAGAAACAACTTGATGGAAAAACCATCATTACCTCGCGGGTGACCGAACCGGTACTGGACTGGATGCGGTCCCGCCGGGTGGCGATGGTTGTGGACTACAGTCCTTGGCTGGAGGGCCGACCAGTCGGCATGAATGTGATGGAGGCGATGATCAGTGCAGCGCTGGCACGGACTCCAGAACAGCTGGGCCCGGATGATTACCTGGATGTGATTGACACCCTGGGCATTGAACCCCGGATTCTCTATCCAAACGGGTATCGTCGGGTTAACCGGTTTGCGTTCGTGATCCACCCGCTATCTCAGCAATACCTGACCAAAACCCCGCCACTGGACTGGATCGCCAATGTATCTCCACCGCTCGTGATGAACCTGGTGGAGAAGGCCGTGGCCTATACGCCGCCTTTCGTGTACTGCAGGATTTCCGGCATCAAGTCACCGACGGGGGATGAAGCGGAGGGTTGGCTTATTACGGTCGGGGGGACACCGCGTGAGATCATGGCGCACGGCCCGGAATTCACATACAGCCGATTGCTTGCGGCGGCCCGGCTGGCGAAAAAACTCGGCGCCCAGTTGATGGGGTTGGGTGCGTTTACCAAGGTGGTGGGCGATGCCGGAATCACCGTCGCCAAGCGCGCTCCGCTGCCCATTACCACCGGCAACAGCTACAGCGCTTCAGGGGCGCTCTGGGCCGCTCACGATGCGGTGAAACGAATAGGCCGGGTGCACGTCGGAACGAGTGGCAAGATGGCCGGTAAAG
Coding sequences within it:
- a CDS encoding class I fructose-bisphosphate aldolase, whose product is MGIQDELASTIQSLVQPGQGILAADESHPTIAKRFHAVGVESSEEKRREYRSLILSAPGLGEFISGVILFEETLGQKSLDNVPIPQLLESQGIVPGIKVDKGKQPLVNAPGDEITVGLDGLEDRLEIYKNAGARFAKWRDVFHISDTLPSRQAVEANAEVLARYAAVCQAMGIVPIVEPEVLIDGDHTIERCADVSEAVLREVFWALARHRVQLEHMILKPSMVTPGKENQKATPEQVAEATVRVFRRVVPAAVPGINFLSGGQTPEEATLNLNAINNLGAQPWALSFSYGRALQEPAQKAWAGNLDNGPAAQEAMLKRARLNGAARSGTYSPEMED
- a CDS encoding dehydrogenase → MKTVVSISQGSSEHDYELETEFLGQSFRILRLGSDGDLSRAESMLESVREQADAIGLSMVHDHYQVGREQLRHPDTARLEACVPDIPVTTGAGLRGILQEWAVRHTQSELGHFFDNARVLFMNGQASYRIAKSLSEHTDNLFFADPYNDFGVPRMLTSLKQLETYTSLTAPIMFRPAAIKTVETVMRSPLYRLGEGLVKGTLNHATRDAHVIVAAVGDLEHLSQKQLDGKTIITSRVTEPVLDWMRSRRVAMVVDYSPWLEGRPVGMNVMEAMISAALARTPEQLGPDDYLDVIDTLGIEPRILYPNGYRRVNRFAFVIHPLSQQYLTKTPPLDWIANVSPPLVMNLVEKAVAYTPPFVYCRISGIKSPTGDEAEGWLITVGGTPREIMAHGPEFTYSRLLAAARLAKKLGAQLMGLGAFTKVVGDAGITVAKRAPLPITTGNSYSASGALWAAHDAVKRIGRVHVGTSGKMAGKAMVVGATGAIGSVCARLLAKAVDEIYLAAPEPAKLLALKESIEQETPGAVVHVAGSADRDVGGMDMIVTATSGAGKRILDIMKVKPGCVITDVARPLDIPAEDVAKRPDVLVIESGEIQLPGDVDMKDIGLPRGIAYACLAETIVLALEGRFENFTLGRNIEWEKVREIYKLGLRHGMKLAAISGVNGVFSDEDFERVRVLAAEAEVPA